One Equus caballus isolate H_3958 breed thoroughbred chromosome 17, TB-T2T, whole genome shotgun sequence DNA window includes the following coding sequences:
- the CDX2 gene encoding homeobox protein CDX-2 isoform X2, whose translation MYVSYLLDKDVSMYPSSVRHSGSLNLAPQNFVSPPQYPDYGGYHVAAAAAAAANLDSAQSPGPSWPAAYGAPLREDWNGYAPGGAAANAVAHGLNGGSPAAAMGYSSPADYHPHHHPHHHPHHPAAAPSCASGLLQTLNPGPPGPAATAAAEQLSPGGQRRNLCEWMRKPAQPSLGSQVKTRTKDKYRVVYTDHQRLELEKEFHYSRYITIRRKAELAATLGLSERLKFGFRTAERRKGKSTRRSCSSSSNSSSRRSSHSSRRLHHSLPSHSQVL comes from the exons ATGTACGTGAGCTACCTCCTAGACAAGGACGTGAGCATGTACCCCAGCTCCGTGCGCCACTCTGGCAGCCTCAACCTGGCCCCGCAGAACTTCGTCAGTCCCCCGCAGTACCCGGACTACGGCGGCTATCATGTGGCGGCTGCGGCGGCCGCGGCCGCGAACTTGGACAGCGCGCAGTCCCCGGGGCCGTCCTGGCCCGCCGCCTACGGCGCCCCGCTCCGCGAGGACTGGAACGGCTACGCGCCGGGGGGTGCAGCGGCCAACGCCGTGGCGCACGGCCTCAACGGGGGCTCTCCGGCCGCCGCCATGGGCTACAGCAGCCCCGCCGACTACCACCCGCACCACCACCCGCACCACCACCCGCACCACCCGGCCGCCGCGCCTTCCTGTGCCTCGGGGTTGCTGCAGACGCTCAACCCTGGCCCTCCAGGgcccgccgccaccgccgccgccgagCAGCTGTCCCCCGGCGGCCAGCGGCGGAACCTGTGCGAGTGGATGCGGAAGCCCGCGCAGCCGTCCCTCGGAAGCCAAG TGAAAACCAGGACGAAAGACAAATACCGAGTTGTGTACACGGACCACCAGCggctggagctggagaaggagtTTCACTACAGTCGGTACATCACCATCCGGAGGAAGGCTGAGCTGGCTGCCACGCTGGGGCTCTCCGAGAG GTTAAAATTTGGTTTCAGAACCGCAGAGCGAAGGAAAGGAAAATCAACAAGAAGAagttgcagcagcagcagcaacagcagcagccgCCGCAGCAGCCACAGCAGCCGCCGCCTGCACCACAGCCTGCCCAGCCACAGCCAGGTCCTCTGA
- the URAD gene encoding putative 2-oxo-4-hydroxy-4-carboxy-5-ureidoimidazoline decarboxylase isoform X2, producing the protein MDMEKVNSMDFGEFVDVFGNVVERCPLIAAAVWSQRPFSDLEDLEKHFFAFIDALPQSGQEGILRCHPDLAGRELQRGTLTAESQREQSGAGLTSLSADERLRLAELNAQYRARFGFPFVLAARLSDRAAVPRELARRLHCPPAQELRTALAEVKKIGHLRLADLLGVDPAGPQRPREPGAPDARRDARGPQPGAVRPGLEAVASLERRPHTRVKEGEN; encoded by the exons ATGGACATGGAGAAGGTCAACTCTATGGACTTCGGGGAGTTTGTGGATGTGTTCGGGAACGTCGTGGAGAGATGTCCTCTGATTGCAGCTGCCGTTTGGTCCCAGCGCCCGTTCTCTGACTTGGAAGATTTAGAGAAGCACTTTTTTGCGTTTATTGATGCTCTTCCACAGTCAG GCCAAGAGGGCATCCTGCGCTGCCACCCGGACCTGGCGGGCCGCGAGCTGCAGCGGGGCACGCTCACCGCCGAGTCGCAGCGGGAGCAGAGCGGCGCGGGCCTGACGAGCCTGAGCGCGGACGAGCGGCTCCGGCTGGCCGAGCTCAACGCGCAGTACCGCGCGCGCTTCGGCTTCCCCTTCGTGCTGGCGGCCCGCCTCAGCGACCGCGCGGCCGTGCCGCGAGAGCTAGCGCGCAGGCTGCACTGCCCGCCCGCGCAGGAGCTGCGCACCGCCCTGGCCGAGGTGAAGAAGATCGGCCACTTGCGTCTCGCGGACCTCCTCGGCGTGGACCCTGCCGGGCCGCAGCGGCCGCGCGAGCCCGGGGCGCCGGACGCTCGTCGGGACGCGCGGGGGCCGCAGCCCGGCGCTGtgcgccctgggctggaggctgtCGCAAGCCTGGAACGGCGTCCACACACGCGCGTAAAGGAAGGGGAGAATTGA
- the URAD gene encoding putative 2-oxo-4-hydroxy-4-carboxy-5-ureidoimidazoline decarboxylase isoform X1, giving the protein MGPPAPPRRPLLPLVTSWGPCFPLEALFGAGQEAGLGLNAALCALSAELSRRGDALPPCLCFFAGQEGILRCHPDLAGRELQRGTLTAESQREQSGAGLTSLSADERLRLAELNAQYRARFGFPFVLAARLSDRAAVPRELARRLHCPPAQELRTALAEVKKIGHLRLADLLGVDPAGPQRPREPGAPDARRDARGPQPGAVRPGLEAVASLERRPHTRVKEGEN; this is encoded by the coding sequence ATGGGCCCCCCAGCGCCTCCTCGACGCCCCTTGTTGCCCCTCGTTACCTCCTGGGGCCCCTGCTTCCCTCTGGAAGCCCTCTtcggggcagggcaggaggccgGGCTCGGCCTGAACGCAGCCCTCTGTGCCCTCTCCGCGGAGCTCAGCAGGCGCGGTGACGCGCTCCCGCCGTGTCTGTGCTTCTTCGCAGGCCAAGAGGGCATCCTGCGCTGCCACCCGGACCTGGCGGGCCGCGAGCTGCAGCGGGGCACGCTCACCGCCGAGTCGCAGCGGGAGCAGAGCGGCGCGGGCCTGACGAGCCTGAGCGCGGACGAGCGGCTCCGGCTGGCCGAGCTCAACGCGCAGTACCGCGCGCGCTTCGGCTTCCCCTTCGTGCTGGCGGCCCGCCTCAGCGACCGCGCGGCCGTGCCGCGAGAGCTAGCGCGCAGGCTGCACTGCCCGCCCGCGCAGGAGCTGCGCACCGCCCTGGCCGAGGTGAAGAAGATCGGCCACTTGCGTCTCGCGGACCTCCTCGGCGTGGACCCTGCCGGGCCGCAGCGGCCGCGCGAGCCCGGGGCGCCGGACGCTCGTCGGGACGCGCGGGGGCCGCAGCCCGGCGCTGtgcgccctgggctggaggctgtCGCAAGCCTGGAACGGCGTCCACACACGCGCGTAAAGGAAGGGGAGAATTGA
- the CDX2 gene encoding homeobox protein CDX-2 isoform X1: MYVSYLLDKDVSMYPSSVRHSGSLNLAPQNFVSPPQYPDYGGYHVAAAAAAAANLDSAQSPGPSWPAAYGAPLREDWNGYAPGGAAANAVAHGLNGGSPAAAMGYSSPADYHPHHHPHHHPHHPAAAPSCASGLLQTLNPGPPGPAATAAAEQLSPGGQRRNLCEWMRKPAQPSLGSQVKTRTKDKYRVVYTDHQRLELEKEFHYSRYITIRRKAELAATLGLSERQVKIWFQNRRAKERKINKKKLQQQQQQQQPPQQPQQPPPAPQPAQPQPGPLRSVPEPLSPVSSLQGSVPGSVPGVLGPTGGVLNPTVTQ, from the exons ATGTACGTGAGCTACCTCCTAGACAAGGACGTGAGCATGTACCCCAGCTCCGTGCGCCACTCTGGCAGCCTCAACCTGGCCCCGCAGAACTTCGTCAGTCCCCCGCAGTACCCGGACTACGGCGGCTATCATGTGGCGGCTGCGGCGGCCGCGGCCGCGAACTTGGACAGCGCGCAGTCCCCGGGGCCGTCCTGGCCCGCCGCCTACGGCGCCCCGCTCCGCGAGGACTGGAACGGCTACGCGCCGGGGGGTGCAGCGGCCAACGCCGTGGCGCACGGCCTCAACGGGGGCTCTCCGGCCGCCGCCATGGGCTACAGCAGCCCCGCCGACTACCACCCGCACCACCACCCGCACCACCACCCGCACCACCCGGCCGCCGCGCCTTCCTGTGCCTCGGGGTTGCTGCAGACGCTCAACCCTGGCCCTCCAGGgcccgccgccaccgccgccgccgagCAGCTGTCCCCCGGCGGCCAGCGGCGGAACCTGTGCGAGTGGATGCGGAAGCCCGCGCAGCCGTCCCTCGGAAGCCAAG TGAAAACCAGGACGAAAGACAAATACCGAGTTGTGTACACGGACCACCAGCggctggagctggagaaggagtTTCACTACAGTCGGTACATCACCATCCGGAGGAAGGCTGAGCTGGCTGCCACGCTGGGGCTCTCCGAGAGGCAG GTTAAAATTTGGTTTCAGAACCGCAGAGCGAAGGAAAGGAAAATCAACAAGAAGAagttgcagcagcagcagcaacagcagcagccgCCGCAGCAGCCACAGCAGCCGCCGCCTGCACCACAGCCTGCCCAGCCACAGCCAGGTCCTCTGAGAAGTGTCCCGGAGCCCCTGAGTCCTGTGTCTTCCCTCCAAGGCTCGGTGCCTGGCTCTGTCCCTGGGGTTCTGGGGCCAACCGGGGGGGTGTTAAACCCCACTGTCACCCAGTGA